The Girardinichthys multiradiatus isolate DD_20200921_A chromosome 21, DD_fGirMul_XY1, whole genome shotgun sequence genomic sequence tacactgaacaaaaggcgCAACTgaccctggaagctgaaagaggactgtggaaatgtgttgttaatggttgtttatgacttgtttacgatgcagctgttgttttcccatcctttagagattaatgtttttgtaaactagggaccccgaAAAGACCATAAAAAGAGGGAGCGGTTAGATGGGTTTCAGAGCGGTGGAGagtttgtaactgaaagcaacTCTGACCGTCTCTCCTCGcaagcgagtaaaataactaatactttgtctctctcttcttttttggGTTGTTATACgtattgttaggttgtttaaacctgacacttctcctcgagaaaatttgatcaattgcattgagagaccagatgaccaaatccataactaagaatttggaagatatgcaagaagaggctccaaaaagaagacaagacacagacctgaagcagggcagatatgggaggcggtgcgggagacagagaaaaagcgtcctcctccactgagagcagaaaaaaaataacataaaaaataggGGCCAATGCATTATTAGTCAGTATGTCATAATTTTATGCCTGACTGGAATATACAAACCATCCAGCCACAGTATGGTATGTAAATGAAGCAAATATGTCTGTTTACATGTCTTTTATTAGGACCATATTGACCATGTTACTTATCTAATATAAGACAAATTGATAGAAAGACAATCTACTTCTCCTGACCTTGAGGCAAACTGTCAGTTGTCAGATCCTAAAGTAACCAaaatcactttttcacaggaCCTTGGTGATCCTTCAGTGCATCCAGGACCTAAATCAGCCCAGATGCCAGATGTTGGCAAACAGCCTGTTGCAGCAAAAGGACCTAACATCCACCTGAATCATCCTCTAAAACCATGTGTTATACTCTGATGTTGGTattttaacctttaaaaataccccTGCCTAGTAGCTAAAGTAATTTAATGGTTAACCTTTTTTGTGCCAGCCTTTTAGTGACATACACAGCATTTGATGTTCAACTATGACATTCATTATTTATGGGGTAATCAAGATGGCTAATTTTATTAGGTCAATTTCAGAATTGCTCAGCAAAGTGAACTACTAATAAGGCATATATTTGGATAATTCTGTATTTTCACAGTAATTACCTTTGTTCTGTACATTTGATCTTTTTGAAAATAAGGTTTTGAGCTTAAACACACCCATGCAAACACGGTGCTACTGCTCAACAAAGCATGTCTgaacagtttttgttgtttgacaATGATTTCCTGCTTGAATTGAAACCACAACCCACAACCCAAACTGTCTTCAGATGAGTTATGTGAGAAAAAAGCAGTTTAATCTTTCATCCTTGAGAAATATGTTCCCTGGAATTGGGAGACTTTTCTTTTGAGAAATATGTTCCCTGGAATCGGGAgacttttcttttgatttgCCTGATTGCTCACTCAAACAattaccaacatgttttttaatCAAAGAGTCTTTAAGACCATGGTATTATCCATTCATATTTTCACTAATGTAGAAATGCAGTAAATACATTGCTAAAAATGTCGACATGATATAGCTTTCTTTGCAATAAGAAGGAACATGCCTAATGCTTTTATTAACATTGGTGTAGTAATTGGATAGTTTCTATTACATGTTCTGAAGAGGATAGTTTTTACATTAGGTTATTATTGTACAGAGTTTACTTTGGGACTTAGTGTAAGTTAAATCTTTGACTGGCTTCAAGTTAACAATAAAAAGAGCTGCTGTCTTTAAGATTTCCCCCTTTATTTTGTCATAAATCCCAACATTGTTTTGTTGGACCTCACAAAAGAACAGCTGTTGCTGATGTCAAGGATTAATTCCATAGCCCAATTAACGgatttcatatacaggtccttctcaaaatattagcatattgtgataaagttcattattttctataatgtaatgatgaaaatttaacattcatatattttagattcattgcacactaactgaaatatttcaggtcttttattgtcttaatacggatgattttggcatacagctcatgaaaacccaaaattcctatctcacaaaattagcatatttcatccgaccaataaaagaaaagtgtttttaatacaaaaaacgtcaaccttcaaataatcatgtacagttatgcactcaatacttggtcgggaatcctttggcagaaatgactgcttcaatgcggcgtggcatggaggcaatcagcctgtggcactactgaggtcttatggaggcccaggatgcttcgatagcggcctttagctcatccagagtgttgggtcttgagtctctcaacgttctcttcacaatatcccacagattctctacggggttcaggtcaggagagttggcaggccaattgagcacagtgatatcatggtcagtaaaccatttaccagtggttttgacactgtgagcaggtgccaggtcgtgctgaaaaatgaaatcttcatctccataaagcttttcagcagatggaagcatgaagtgctccaaaatctcctgatagctagctgcattgaccctgcccttgataaaacacagtggaccaacaccagcaactgacacggcaccccagaccatcactgactgtgggtacttgacactggacttctggcattttggcatttccttctccccagtcttcctccagactctggcaccttgatttccgaatgacatgcagaatttgctttcatccgaaaaaagtactttggaccactgagcaacagtccagtgctgcttctctgtagcccaggtctggggaatgcggcacctgtagcccatttcctgcacatgcctgtgcacggtggctctggatgtttctactccagactcagtccactgcttccgcaggtcccccaaggtctggaatcggcccttctccacaatcttcctcagggtccggtcacctcttttcgttgtgcagcgttttctgccacactttttccttcccacagacttcccactgaggtgccttgatacagcactctgggaacagcctattcgttcagaaatgtctttctgtgtcttaccttcttgcttgagggtgtcaatagtggccttctggacagcagtcaggtcggcagtcttacccatgattggggttttgagtgatgaaccaggctgggagttttaaaggcctcaggaatcttttgcaggtgtttagagttaactcgttgattcagatgattaggttcatagctcgtttagagacccttttaatgatatgctaattttgtgagataggaattttgggttttcgtgagctgtatgccaaaatcatccgtattaagacaataaaagacctgaaatatttcagttagtgtgtaatgaatctaaaatatatgaatgttaaattttcatcattacattatggaaaataatgatttttatcacaatatgctaatattttgagaaggacctgtacttctgtTTAACACACAAATTTAAGATTAAACAAGCTGGAGTTGCATTATTTGCATATTGTGCTTATACAAAACTGCATAACGGTGAGCATACCAGATGTGCATGCAACCTTCCCTAATGGAGTAATAGTGTTATCAGGCTGATGTTTCATAACCGTATTATACAGCACTGTCAGtatttgatggagtttggaatTAGGGTTTGCACAAGGTCGGGTATTTACAATTGTAAGCCATGTGCATATATGTACTGTTTATGTTGGTAAAATGGTGCAGGATACTGTAGGTGCTGTTGGAGTTTGTTCCttaaactcctgcgtgctcatttgtttggtaaagctaagtcatgctatactgttttagtaaaactaaataataaaagaaaaacagagactgCGCAGTTTCTTTTGCCCGGCCGGGGAGAGGTCCCAACTTGCATCACCACGGATATttctgacttttcctccccagtacagggtttttattcaaaagcaaggcgtatacatttacaaagaaaaaacatacactaCATCAGTTGTCAGTGAACTATCTGCTTCCATATCCGGAGTTGTTTTGCATCTGTGTTCAGCCGACCTTTCGACTTTTGCACATTTCCTGTTGTTCTACTTTTGACTTTTAACCTACAGACATGTACAGAACTCTGCAgacacatacagaaatatcttcacatTTGTACGGCAGAttatatctaagtcaaacacacacacgcacagacCTATTAGGCAGgcctctaagttacacaatacattttatttcacacattattaaacatagcttgagcatagcaatgcagaccctattaagacaCCACAGGACCAACTGAACACTAATGCCAGAAATATTGGAAGGCTGCATATATTAATATTTGGTTGGCGTTCTGCAAATTCAACATTTGATGCGAAACGTcgcgggtttttttttttttttcagtgtaaaaACGCTGCGGATTCCGCCACAGTCCTAAGAGTTGACGTCAGGTTCACGCGCGCGGCGCACCTATAAACAGACATCCAGACCGGGAGTCTCATTTCAGCGACAACAAACCAGCAGAGAAGTGAACCTCCGCTAAGTTGTGACGCTCCTAGAGGGTTAAAAACATGGAGAGCGGGGAGGGTCGCAGGCAGGAAAAGTGGCGCAAGAGACGCGTCTTGATTCTGGCTGTGATCGCAGTGATTCTTCTTGCGGTTATCCTCGCCATCGTGTTAGGAGTGACCCTGAGTAAGAGAAGAGATGATTTTAATACCAAGTTTATGGAGAGATGTCAGAAGTTCAAAGGGTGAGTGTTGCTATTTTTAAGCGCTTGCGTAGAGTATAAGATGCTCAGTACAGCTTATACACGCAGAAACAACTTCAGACCTGagaaaatattggcaaaattaCCACATAACATTCAACAGAAACAAAGGCGTTGTTAGGATCCCAAATAGTTACATTTTTATAACAGTGCATCGTTTATAAGtggaattaaaataatataggacatgtTTGGCCAGTTCTCTGCTCTTCTTTGATTGAATGTAAATTGTTTTGAATcgaattaaaaatatttaccatATATTTTATTAGTTGAAGTgaattataaagaaaaaaattattttaggatTGATGAAAAAAGTCAACGAAAGTTGTTTTTAAACTCAGAGGAACTATAGGAATGTTTACATGATCATAAGTATACGGACTAAAGGGccgataaaaataaaaatatgtcctGTAAACGTGCCAATCGTAATATTATGACCAGATATGGCTTAATAGGAAAGAAATTGTATTCTGAACGAGGGGTGGTGTATGTCGATCCACAATCTGAGCTGGGTCCATGTAAGTTTACACTTGTTCTGGACCGTTTGGATTTTACTATTTTTAAGGAGtaactaaaccccaaatcaacgtTTTACTGCAGAAAACGTGTTTAAATTGTTCCTTAagggtgctatctttatgttactgtgcagATTTTGACATTTTGAACACACattatgaaggtcctagagagactcctgttggcccacctgagtaagcaaacagtaaaccatcaggacccccttcagtttgcttattgctgtggagttggagttgaagatgccgtggctcatcttttttcttttgcaaccAGAGTATAACAGAATTATGAAATCTTTTGACCAAGTTTCATTTATGTGCAGGTTCCACAAATGGCTTTAAATTGAAGGACTGTTTACAAAGGCATCTTTTGGCAAAAAATTGAGTCCTTGAGGGCTGGGTTCCTACAACTTTTAGATATGTATCAGTTTCAAcacatttcataaaaaaaaaatttattagcAGTGCACTGTCCATTTTGAATTGATAGTGTTGTGCAGTAGCTGCAGATGTGTCAGCTGCACCTCAATGATGTGGATATGATTTTCCACTATATGGTCACTTTTACTACTACAACTTCCCTGACatttcacatcatgaaggtcctagagagactcctgttggcccacctgagtaagcaaacaataaactatcaggacccccttcagtttgcttattgctgtggagttggagttgaagatgccatcatacacctgcttcaacaaacccactgacatctggacaaagccagcagcactgtgaggatcatgttctttgatttctccagtgcatttaatacaatccaacctgatttgctttgtcagaaactccagaagactcaggtggaggcctcaacaatctcctggatcaaagactacctgacaaacagaccacagtttgtgagactgaagggttgtgagtctaaccagatagtcagcagcacaggagcaccacaggggactgtactctcaccattccttttcactctgtacacctcagacttccagtacaagacagactcctgtcatctgcagaaatactcggatgattctgcagtcgtggggtggatcagagatggacaagaagctgagtacaggaaggtggtggaccgctttgtggcatggtgtggaaacaatcatctcattttgaacgtgactaaaacaaaggagatgattgtagattttaagagaaacaggaataagtcaaaaactatttatatcatgggagaagaagtggaggtggtggaggagtataaatacctcggtgttcacctggacaacagactagagtggagatgcaactgtgaagccatctacaagaagggacagagcagactgtacttcttgaggaagcttaggtcctttggtgtttgcagcaagatgctgcatatcttctataagtcggttgtggaaagtgtgatctcttctgccatcatctgctggggaagcagcatcagagccagggacttaaaaaagctcaaccagctgataaagaaggctggctctgttctggggactcctctggaacctctggagatcattgtggaaagacagattcttcataaaatgaagaacattatggagaaccctgagcatcctcttcatgagactgtcctacagcaacagagtgtcttcagtcagaggcttattcagatctgctgtaagatggagcgctacaggagatccttcctgcccacagccatcagcatctacaacggctctttgaagaaaccttcataatatgagctataacaacatttaatttccctttgggattaataaagtatttttgaattgaatttgaattagaATTTTCACCTaagcttgtttaattctgcaatatttggcCTAAAATCTTCTCAGTTCTGACCTCTTTGGGTTTAAAGCTTCTTTCAACATCCGGTGACGGGGAGGGTGAAAAATCCCCCACCTCAAAAGACActctgctcactctccatgtttcaatattACCAATTAAGATAGCCACTTAATTTACTTTCCCTTGTCTTGACCACACCTCCACTTAACCCCTTCCACTCATCCTCACACCTTAAAATAACTGAATATTATTACTGAAGCAATTAATTGGAATAATCAATTATTGAAaaaatcgtcaactaatttagtaatcgaataatcgttaactgtagcatacagactctaaaacatgccatttgcttaAAGAACAACCCACTGAGAGTAGTATTtggccaaaattgtacaaaaaatatgcatttaGGATGAAAaacttctttgtctgtaaatatgctctatccagaactcctcaagtggcttCGATTTAGCCTCACCTGGTTcagattctgtaaaaaaaaaaatctcctattagcCATTTTTTGCTATCCGATTATTGATCAATTTATTGGAAAAATAGTCACCAGATTAATCGATtggcaaaataattgttagttgccGCCCTActgaatttcaaaataaatagtgTGTGACTAAATATTCGTCGGGAGAAGGCTCAGACTTTCTGTTAGAAGTGTTGAATAATGAAATCACATACCTGCTTTTGATCTCAGAGTGGACACTTTTAAGCCGTCTTTAAGATCTTGTATTTGCTATAAGTGTCGTTAGCAGGCCTAATTGTAGCAGTAGTTTCCGTGTGTATTTCCTAGTGAGTAAATGTAGCCTTCTTTGACGCAAAGCTGCAAACATTTCTATcaaaaacatcaatgtattttattggtattttctATGTCCAAAAAGAAAgtgtagttttctttttctttatttttacaaataaacatctgaaacatcTGTAGTACGCATCTGAATccagccccttttactctgataccctaaaataaaatcatgtgcATGCCATCAGAAGTCACCTGATTAATGAGCTgagtctacctgtgtgtaatttaatcccatctgttttgtgaaggcgTCAGAcgcttgttagagaacattagtgaacaaacaacagcATGAAGACCATGTTCATTTAGTCAATACTTTTAGATAGAGATTATGTTGACAAATATGTTTCCCTGATATTCAAAAGTTTGAACTATGCAGATGCACAAAATATGGacttctgttttttcttaaaatgcagCTGTTGACTGAACCTTTGGCTTTTACATTCCAGGTATAACTGTCAAAAAATATGGGATGCGTTTCAACAAGCCTATGTGAACAGAGATCCTTGTGATGTTCCTACAGAAGCCTACGATCCCCTCATTGCTACATTCCTCTTTGATGTTTTATGCAACAGAGTAAAACTGATAAAATCATAATTATATTTGTTCAGAATTATGCCACAGTGAGACATGATGCATGTGTGACAGTGGTATGATCATTGTGTTTTGGGATAGACGATGTTCTGGAGCAAAACAGGCGATGTGGTCCATGACTTCACTCGGAGGAAGAACTGTTTTAAGACTGTGGAGGACACCCTGCTGGGATCTGTCCTGAATGGACTGGAGTGGTGTGGAAAGATTGGCAGCAATGGTAAGACTCTTGAGGTTTAGTGGGGACCATAGGTTTAGAGGAATGAGTCACTGTTTTTTTCATTCCTGACACTAATATGACTCTCCaccttttatttacatattttattaaataagacACTTACAGATTCATTATTCTAAAGTGACTGAGCGACTTTCACAGGAATCTGTTGAACAGGTACTTACATGTTAGTAGACTGTTAAAACAGGTTTTATAGGTcaaatatttaatcattttcaaGTGGAAGATGAATTCAATGGAACAACCACAAAGCTTGAGGTAAAGATTtgaactttaatgtattttataaggTATTATATATTAAAATCAACGTAGAATATTAGTCCTTATTTACAATTTTGAAATAGGATAGAACTGTCTGTATGTAACATGTAACCCTGAACATATGGTCATCACTTTAACAcctggtgatggcagcattatgctatggggatgcttttcttcaggaggGACAGGAAAGCTTGTCACAGCTAATAGAAATATGCATGGATCTTACAGGGCAATGCTAAAGGAcagcctgttagaggctgcaaaggacTTGGGGCTGTCTTGGATgctcaccttccagtaggacaaaaaatctaaacatacagccagagctacactgaaatggttcagatcaaagaatatatgtatatgttggtagggcccagtcaaagtccagatctaagtCTGAGAATCTGTTGTAAGATATTAAAAATGATATTCGAAGACAATTAGATTGAGGTGAAGGTTTTTAGCAAAGAAGATTGTACATAAATTTCAGTCTagagatgtgcaaagctgagaGAAACATCACCCAAAATGTTATGGTTTGTGACTGGACCAAATTGCAGACAGGAACTCAGGAGCAGCATAGTGAGtgaagaaaattgttttatatataataaaactTCAAAACTTGCAGTCCGGCACAAGGAGAACTGAGCACAgagcacaaacagaaaactgGGCAGATCAATGAGGAAAAAACATGTACAGTAAGGATTAAGTGGGAACAATGGGAACAACAGAGAGACAGGAAGTGACAAGCAAACCAGATGAGCAATCAGAGGAAATAAGTTgcagctgaaggagggaggtTAATTTATACAGATGAGCTGAgcagaaacataaagaaaccTAAGGAAGAAACTAATAGAAATCTAacaggaatgaatgaattaataagGAACACCTAACAAGAATAAGAGTATGATCACAGAAAACAGGACCTAAAGAACATTACAGCAAATAAAtagtcaaaataaacacaacagagaataaaaaaatccaaagacctcagaattgtgacatgaaataCTTTTAGCTGTCGTagaaaaaggtggttctacaaattatGCATTATTCTATTTTGTGTGCTTACTTCCTTCAGTTTATTTGAGTCTCTAGCTACTCTATGTGTGTGCAAATGTTTGTTGTCATTCTGCTTGAGGAGTTTGTTTAACATCACATTAGTTATCAAATAGGTTATTAGGCTACGTTACCAAGGTTATTTTCCCTAATTAATGTACCTCCTAAGTTTAAATCTCCGGTGTCTTCAAAATGTCCCAAAATGTCTAAAATTTAACTCACTAAAATTAAAGGGTGtgaatttagtttttgtttcaagatttgttttatgcttaTAGTAAATATGGACAGTTCTGGAGTACTTTGGGAACCTGTAATCActattttcaattttttaaacTACCTCTCATTATTGCAGTTTGTATTGAGTGTTTGTACACTACATTCTGTAGTTTCAGGTCTGTTTTTATGGGAGAACCTTACTACGTTGTTGCTGTTGTCACAGAAACGTTCACCACCGGTTGCCCTAAATGGGAAGAATGTGAGAAGAACGCTGTTCTCTCCTTTTGGAAAAGAGTCTCGGCGGCGGTGAGTCAACAAATGTAGTTTATGCCGTTTTACTCAAAGAAACAGTACAGCTGTGGGTTTGAGCGGTGGTGAGCGTAACGTGTATTCCACGCGGCACTGCAGTTCTCTCCTGATTACATTAAgtagaagagaaaaaaataaggcCTTCATCAATGAGGCTTTGTTTGGGTCTCCATGGAGCCACACTGCACAGCTCTCTCCTGGGTGAGCAACAGCCCACACATGTAGATGGGCCCTGCTTTGGTTCGGCTGCAGAGGCACAAAAAATCTACCTCAGACAAACTGAAAACAAGCCCTTCAAACTAAAAGTGTTATAATAATAAGTAATAATATGatgaaattaacaaaaatttaaattaaacttttgctGTAAAGTGCAGAACTTAAGTTTAGCTAAACCTTGCATAGTGGTTTAAGTACAaaaaataactagaataatATTAAATGTATCGACCTTATAGAAACTCATCTATGCCTGTATTGTGTGGATGTGTTTATGTAAAGGGTGCTAAAAGTTTTCTCCACTGTCCACATGTGAACACAGCTACCAGCCTTGAGTTAGCTTATATAATCAGTGCCCctaagccctctgaccaccgtcAGTAGGCAGAGCGGGCGatgtgtcttgcccaaggacacaacttCTGACGTGGACAGAGCGAAGGTTCGAgctggcaacccaccggttacaggacaaacccctaccacctgagccatcGTTGCCATACTAAATCTGAGAGCAGAAACATAGTTTTAGAAGAAATAGAGCAACATTTTAAGCAACTGGAATTTTTTAagcgtttgttttttttttcagttttaagtgAGAGCAGTTGAGTATTCGAGGCAGAAATAAGAAATATTGCACCTAAACATGAGCTGTATTCTCATAATTCTTGGAATAATAAGTACAGATGCCAGGAGCAGAAGTCAAACAGAAGCAGTTTAAGTCAAACTTAAACTGTAATTAATACTAAATCTGAGAGCTGGAACATAGTTTTAGAAGAAGCAGAGCCAATGTTCATTCAAGCAGAGTATAATAAGTTTATGTTTTTAGTGAGAGAAGTTGCTTAAAATGGAAATAAGAAATTCTGCACTTAA encodes the following:
- the LOC124858405 gene encoding ADP-ribosyl cyclase/cyclic ADP-ribose hydrolase 1-like, producing the protein MESGEGRRQEKWRKRRVLILAVIAVILLAVILAIVLGVTLSKRRDDFNTKFMERCQKFKGYNCQKIWDAFQQAYVNRDPCDVPTEAYDPLIATFLFDVLCNRTMFWSKTGDVVHDFTRRKNCFKTVEDTLLGSVLNGLEWCGKIGSNETFTTGCPKWEECEKNAVLSFWKRVSAAFGEFACGNVTVMLNGAITTPFNRSSIFASVEVKKFKFPNVKNLNVVLVIQKNAVTNCTNESLKNLMLELDKGIGYHCFEVSDSHLKECGSDPEKPCGACW